A stretch of Cicer arietinum cultivar CDC Frontier isolate Library 1 chromosome 5, Cicar.CDCFrontier_v2.0, whole genome shotgun sequence DNA encodes these proteins:
- the LOC101497302 gene encoding cation/H(+) antiporter 15-like, producing MRPHVSGCYETTVSNGNEIWQSESVLVFYLPNFAAQVAFTLFCNRGLYYLLRPFNQPRFVVEILVGLMVSPEILGRYKFFTNLIPLKSVITSETISYLGLVYYVFLAGLDMNLETIIKARKKATSIAVAGTIIPMVIGSAVYTLLQSMYTGPPESLSHYNTRKAYMFWTLIYSVTGFPTVTQIVTDLKLLYTGLGRVALTAAMMTGFFNWVMFAFLIPFALNEQVAIYSVLSTLLFVLVCFIVIRPCLVQLIVRKTNQNEWDNYQLFFVVMGAYICATVTDILGTHPVVGALVYGIMLPSGKFTDLLIDKTESFGVVYLAPLFFASCGVRLQIIDVIRSQGLVLVVLVVFLSCISKILSTVLATQFFGMPALDGVAIGILMNTKGILPLIMLNIAWDKQILSEESFSITLVSVILMTVVVPLIINAIYKPRKLYKQNKLRTIQNLKVEAELRVLACVHNPCHATGMINILEASNAIKLSPLRVFSLQLVEITETTTSLLAAHNNQQQSGSQAPSNSVQDLESITRIFKDYEEQNENASVETLSAVSTYSTIHKDIHNVAQEKQTTLILLPFHKQSSIQGVLETTNEAFKDINQNVMRDAPCSVGIFVDRGLGSLFKVNLRILMIFIGGPDDREALAFAWRMSKHRGIQLTVVRFYLLGETAEVDPLQQSESKGLLSTVLDWEKQKEFDDEYVSSFRLKAVNNEDSIHYSEKQVNSWEDIPEVLNELDKSGYDLYILGQGTGRNSLVLSDLVKWTDCPELGLIGDMVASNSFGSCSSLLVVQQYGFGGMVFENTTQHHSQVSANDDDNSSSDSETVYVKIE from the exons ATGCGACCCCATGTTTCTGGATGTTACGAAACAACTGTGTCAAATGGCAATGAGATATGGCAAAGTGAAAGTGTTCTAGTATTTTACCTTCCTAATTTTGCAGCTCAAGTTGCTTTCACATTGTTCTGTAATCGTGGTTTATACTACCTCCTTAGACCCTTCAATCAACCTCGCTTCGTTGTTGAGATATTG GTAGGTCTGATGGTAAGTCCTGAAATACTTGGGAGATACAAATTTTTCACAAATTTGATCCCTCTAAAGTCGGTGATAACGAGTGAAACGATATCCTATTTGGGACTTGTTTACTATGTTTTCCTGGCTGGTTTGGACATGAACTTGGAAACTATCATAAAAGCAAGAAAGAAAGCTACAAGCATTGCTGTTGCAGGAACTATAATTCCAATGGTAATAGGGAGTGCAGTATATACTTTACTTCAAAGCATGTACACTGGACCTCCTGAGTCTTTGTCACATTACAACACTCGTAAAGCTTATATGTTTTGGACCTTAATCTACTCTGTCACAGGTTTTCCTACTGTTACTCAAATCGTTACAGACTTGAAACTCCTCTATACAGGTCTAGGTAGAGTTGCTTTAACAGCAGCAATGATGACTGGCTTCTTCAATTGGGTTATGTTTGCATTTTTGATTCCTTTTGCACTCAATGAACAAGTTGCTATCTATTCAGTGCTAAGTACATTACTATTTGTCCTTGTTTGTTTCATCGTCATTCGCCCTTGTCTGGTTCAGTTAATCGTTCGGAAAACCAATCAGAATGAGTGGGACAATTACCAGTTGTTCTTTGTTGTTATGGGAGCTTATATTTGTGCAACTGTTACTGATATTCTTGGTACACACCCTGTTGTTGGAGCTTTGGTGTATGGAATAATGTTACCTTCCGGTAAATTTACTGATTTGTTGATAGATAAGACAGAGAGTTTTGGAGTTGTTTATCTTGCTCCACTTTTCTTTGCTAGTTGTGGTGTAAGACTCCAAATAATAGATGTCATACGATCTCAAGGTTTGGTCCTTGTAGTTCTAGTTGTGTTCTTGTCATGCATCTCCAAGATTTTAAGCACTGTCCTAGCAACTCAATTCTTTGGCATGCCTGCTCTTGATGGTGTGGCTATTGGAATTCTTATGAACACCAAAGGCATCTTACCTCTAATAATGCTCAACATTGCATGGGACAAGCAG ATTTTGAGTGAAGAGTCTTTCTCAATTACATTGGTATCTGTTATTCTAATGACAGTAGTAGTGCCTCTTATCATCAATGCCATATACAAACCAAGAAAGTTATACAAGCAAAATAAGCTTAGGACGATACAAAACTTAAAGGTTGAAGCTGAGCTGAGAGTTTTGGCTTGTGTCCACAACCCTTGTCACGCTACAGGAATGATCAACATCCTTGAAGCTTCCAACGCCATAAAACTCTCTCCTTTACGTGTGTTCTCTCTTCAACTAGTTGAAATAACAGAAACCACAACATCCCTTTTAGCAGCACACAACAACCAACAACAAAGTGGATCACAAGCCCCCTCAAACTCAGTACAAGACTTAGAGAGCATAACACGCATTTTCAAAGACTATGAAGAGCAAAATGAAAACGCTAGTGTTGAAACACTTTCCGCAGTTTCTACCTATTCAACCATTCACAAAGACATACATAATGTGGCACAGGAAAAGCAAACAACATTGATTCTCCTTCCTTTTCACAAACAATCAAGTATACAAGGTGTTCTAGAAACAACCAACGAAGCATTTAAAGACATAAACCAAAATGTGATGAGAGATGCACCATGTTCTGTTGGAATCTTTGTTGATCGCGGTCTTGGTTCTTTGTTCAAAGTGAATTTACGCATACTTATGATTTTCATTGGCGGACCTGATGATCGCGAAGCTTTAGCATTTGCATGGAGGATGTCAAAGCATCGTGGAATTCAATTAACCGTTGTGAGATTTTATTTGTTGGGAGAGACTGCTGAAGTTGATCCATTACAACAATCAGAATCTAAAGGACTATTATCTACAGTGTTAGATTGGGAAAAACAGAAGGAGTTTGATGATGAATATGTGAGTTCTTTTAGACTCAAAGCAGTGAACAATGAAGATTCTATACATTATTCAGAAAAACAAGTTAATTCTTGGGAAGACATTCCTGAAGTGTTGAATGAATTGGACAAAAGTGGATATGATTTATACATTCTAGGACAAGGGACAGGTAGAAATTCTTTGGTCTTGTCAGATTTAGTGAAATGGACTGATTGTCCTGAACTTGGACTTATAGGGGACATGGTGGCATCAAATAGTTTTGGTTCATGTTCGTCACTACTTGTTGTACAACAATATGGTTTTGGAGGGATGGTATTTGAGAATACTACTCAACATCATAGTCAAGTGTCTGCCAACGATGATGATAATAGTAGTAGCGACTCTGAGACAGTTTATGTGAAGATAGAATAA